AATTTTTGGACCAGATAAAAAAGCTGCATTACTTGAAGGCTCAAAAGCTTTTGCTAAAGATTTTATGAAAAAATATGGAGTAAAAACAGCAGCTTATGAAGTGTTCAATGAAGCTGATAAAGCTAAAGAGTACATAAAAACATGTGATTTTCCATTGGTAGTAAAAGCTAGTGGACTTGCTGCTGGAAAGGGAGTTCTTATTTGTCAAAATCTTGAAGAGGCATTAAAAGCTGTAGATGAGATAATGATTGATAAAGTTTTTAATAGTGCTGGAGAGCAAATAGTAGTTGAAGAGTTCTTAGATGGAGTGGAAGCTTCTATCTTATCAGTAACAGATTCTAATACTATACTTCCTTTTATTTCAGCTAAGGACCATAAGAAGATAGGGGAAAAGGAAACAGGACTTAACACTGGTGGAATGGGAACAATTGCTCCAAATCCTTATGTAACCAAAGAGGTTTATGATAAATTTATAACTGAGATAATGAATCCTACTCTTGAAGGAATAAAAGCTGAAGGAATGGATTTTGCTGGATTTATCTTCTTTGGACTTATGATAACTTCAAAGGGAGTTTATCTACTTGAATACAATATGAGATTGGGAGATCCAGAAACACAAGTTGTCTTACCACTGTTAGAATCAGATTTCATAACTTTATTAGAGAATGGAATAAATAAGAAACTTTCTACTACTGAGGTAAAGTGGAGTACTAAATCGGCCTGTTGTGTAGTGCTTGCATCTGGGGGATACCCTGAAAAATACAATAAAGGTTATGAGATAACTGGAATGGATAAGGTAGAGAATATGGTGTTTGTAGCGGGAGCTAAAATTGAAAATGGAAAACTTCTTACAAATGGAGGCAGGGTAATCAATGTGGTAGCACTAGGAGATACTCTCGAAGAAGCTAGAGCTAAAGCTTATTATGATGCTGAACAAGTAAATTTTGAAAAGAAATATTTCAGAAAAGATATCGGAGTATTATATAGATAAAAAATATTTTAATTAAAAGGAGTTGTGTAGAAATAATCTACTTAACTCCTTTTTGTATTAAAAAAGTCTA
The DNA window shown above is from Candidatus Fusobacterium pullicola and carries:
- the purD gene encoding phosphoribosylamine--glycine ligase gives rise to the protein MKILVVGSGGREHTICWKVSQNEKVEKVYCAPGNGGTELLEKGENVNLNGVDEILNFVKEKNIDLTIVGSEELLVDGIVDKFQAEGLRIFGPDKKAALLEGSKAFAKDFMKKYGVKTAAYEVFNEADKAKEYIKTCDFPLVVKASGLAAGKGVLICQNLEEALKAVDEIMIDKVFNSAGEQIVVEEFLDGVEASILSVTDSNTILPFISAKDHKKIGEKETGLNTGGMGTIAPNPYVTKEVYDKFITEIMNPTLEGIKAEGMDFAGFIFFGLMITSKGVYLLEYNMRLGDPETQVVLPLLESDFITLLENGINKKLSTTEVKWSTKSACCVVLASGGYPEKYNKGYEITGMDKVENMVFVAGAKIENGKLLTNGGRVINVVALGDTLEEARAKAYYDAEQVNFEKKYFRKDIGVLYR